A stretch of Spodoptera frugiperda isolate SF20-4 chromosome 6, AGI-APGP_CSIRO_Sfru_2.0, whole genome shotgun sequence DNA encodes these proteins:
- the LOC118267797 gene encoding chymotrypsin-1 codes for MDYKTGLLVFTLLVGCFALPAPENDNDMSIFFDHTDANARIVGGTQAATGSHPHMVALSSGVLVRSFLCGGSLITQRTVLTAAHCIAAVFSGNSLTSSLRATVGTNRWNSGGTSYTLSRNVTHPNYVAATIKNDIGVLITSSNVALNNLVQVVPITYNFIGQGVLSRVAGWGRIRSGGSLSATLLELTLNTIDGNDCVARVARASIDFNVRAPPVEPHIEVCTLHSPGFGTCNGDSGSALRRVDNGQQFGIVSWGFPCARGAPDMFVRISAFQNWLRAVIV; via the exons CCCTTCCAGCGCCCGAAAATGACAATGACATGTCCATTTTCTTCGACCACACCGACGCCAACGCCCGTATCGTGGGTGGTACCCAGGCGGCGACAGGTAGCCACCCTCACATGGTGGCTCTGTCCTCTGGAGTGCTAGTCAGAAGCTTCCTCTGCGGTGGTTCTCTGATCACTCAGCGCACCGTCCTCACTGCTGCTCACTGCATTGCTGCCGTCTTCAGTGGCAACTCTCTCACCAG CTCTCTCCGTGCTACCGTTGGCACCAACCGCTGGAACAGCGGTGGTACTTCCTACACTCTGTCTCGCAACGTCACCCACCCCAACTACGTCGCTGCTACCATCAAGAATGACATCGGAGTCCTCATCACCTCCTCTAACGTGGCTCTCAATAACCTAGTGCAGGTCGTGCCCATCACTTACAACTTCATCGGCCAGGGAGTTCTCTCCAGAGTTGCTGGATGGGGCAGAATCAGG TCTGGTGGTTCCTTGTCTGCCACTCTCCTGGAGCTGACTCTCAACACCATTGACGGTAACGACTGTGTGGCTCGCGTGGCTCGCGCCTCCATCGACTTCAACGTCCGTGCTCCTCCTGTTGAGCCCCATATCGAGGTCTGCACCCTCCACTCCCCTGGATTCGGAACTTGCAAc GGTGACTCTGGCAGTGCTCTGCGTCGTGTTGACAACGGCCAACAGTTCGGTATTGTGTCCTGGGGCTTCCCATGCGCTCGCGGTGCTCCTGACATGTTCGTCAGGATCAGTGCTTTCCAGAACTGGCTGAGGGCTGTCATCGTCTAA
- the LOC118267941 gene encoding chymotrypsin-1-like translates to MEFLTVFLLFGVMAAFVSGVPLPSSDHQAFIVGGEDAAEGSAPYMVSLVFGERVMFQLCGASLISRRLMLTAAHCLEPFINDDGGLLHTLHSRVGSNQWNSGGTMVTLKGCHLHPQWDSTNIKYDAGVLVTEAPVELTDRVALISLSYDFVEGNEEAFVAGWGRTGPKVEGNVIHLQPTPDDKQVLYVDILDHDQCQEQMQVASQHNAPPIQRAVEICSFHSRGHGMCVGDSGSALVRLSTMQQIGIVSWGYMCAMGAPDVHVRILGVKDFLEFTMSLYND, encoded by the exons atggaatttcTAACAGTTTTTCTCTTATTTGGAGTAATGGCGGCATTTGTTTCTG GAGTTCCCCTCCCCTCTTCAGACCATCAGGCCTTCATAGTTGGCGGAGAAGATGCAGCAGAAGGTTCAGCTCCTTACATGGTGTCCCTGGTCTTCGGAGAACGAGTCATGTTCCAGCTGTGTGGAGCTTCCCTCATCAGCAGGCGACTGATGCTGACTGCAGCTCATTGTCTCGAACCTTTTATAAATGATGACGGTGGACTGTTGCA CACCTTACACTCCCGAGTGGGATCCAACCAGTGGAACTCAGGAGGCACCATGGTCACCCTGAAGGGCTGCCACTTGCATCCACAGTGGGACTCTACAAACATCAAGTATGATGCTGGAGTGTTGGTGACGGAGGCGCCAGTGGAGTTGACAGACCGAGTGGCCCTCATCAGCTTGTCCTACGACTTCGTTGAAGGAAATGAAGAGGCTTTTGTTGCTGGATGGGGGCGGACTGGGCCAAAAGTCGAAGGGAATGTCATA CACCTACAACCAACTCCTGATGACAAGCAAGTCCTCTACGTGGATATATTGGACCACGACCAGTGCCAAGAACAGATGCAGGTAGCATCACAACACAACGCCCCACCAATCCAGCGTGCTGTTGAAATATGCAGCTTCCACTCTCGAGGACATGGGATGTGCGTT GGAGATTCCGGCAGTGCTCTGGTCAGGTTAAGCACGATGCAGCAGATTGGCATCGTATCCTGGGGATACATGTGCGCTATGGGAGCACCTGACGTTCATGTCAGGATACTTGGTGTCAAGGACTTCTTAGAGTTTACTATGTCACTATATAACGACTGA
- the LOC118267947 gene encoding chymotrypsin-1-like, with protein MYFKILIVICVCLSYSANGIPLESSEQDLKRYFDPRVIGGENTPEGYAPHMVAILVGDEVIQLILCGGSLVKLNLVMTAAHCLTDYEIMKEFFHGALGSNNWKTGGKRVEFQNYHIHPEWDPVLIKNDVGFISLTEKVELSEHLQLAAMNFDFVGEEASSVTGWGWVANWALTPFHLQVLEVTTLSPEDCADRVREASSVWWPNSPHVDPKIEICTLHSTGRGLCFGDSGSALMSKESGTQIGIASWAFTCALGVPDMYARISAFKDYIQSVMEQY; from the exons atgtatttcaaaattctcattGTTATTTGTGTTTGCTTAAGCTACAGTGCGAATG GTATACCTCTAGAGTCATCCGAACAGGATCTAAAACGTTACTTCGACCCCCGTGTCATAGGGGGTGAGAATACCCCTGAAGGGTACGCTCCTCATATGGTAGCAATTCTGGTTGGAGACGAAGTTATCCAACTGATACTTTGTGGAGGGTCCTTGGTGAAGCTTAATTTAGTGATGACTGCAGCCCACTGCCTTACAGATTATGAAATAATGAAGGA atttttccACGGTGCTCTAGGATCAAACAACTGGAAGACAGGAGGCAAAAGAGTTGAGTTCCAGAACTACCACATCCACCCAGAATGGGACCCTGTCCTCATTAAGAACGACGTTGGTTTCATAAGCCTGACGGAGAAGGTGGAACTGAGTGAACATTTGCAGTTGGCTGCTATGAACTTTGATTTTGTGGGAGAAGAAGCAAGCTCTGTGACGGGATGGGGGTGGGTAGCG AACTGGGCTCTTACTCCCTTCCACCTTCAAGTCCTGGAGGTGACCACATTGTCTCCTGAAGATTGTGCCGATAGGGTCCGTGAAGCCAGTTCCGTCTGGTGGCCCAATTCTCCACACGTGGACCCCAAAATTGAGATCTGTACCTTGCACTCCACTGGTCGAGGTTTATGCTTC GGTGACTCTGGCAGTGCTCTCATGTCGAAGGAATCTGGAACCCAAATTGGTATAGCATCCTGGGCCTTCACGTGTGCGCTTGGTGTCCCTGACATGTACGCGAGGATCAGTGCATTCAAGGACTACATTCAATCCGTCATGGAACAATATTAA
- the LOC118267847 gene encoding zinc finger protein 429-like: MEGEECNINVEAPYPILFIPKVCTQLETHCQVSENVFIHLNISCPDTFGNETVIYQGFCNVKVLDGNDINIRYGSPDSLTSNENIPLILTEANQITFPAYNDSQVWIDPARSPYVYNRCDSPPKENYTVREAHNNHITIEQHNTYITQNVYQYNEAVRYSSVCEEQKAVEKIQESAQNPNGYNMYEEDEFECGVFLSQLSEEIIHEKETRARDERKFIGLQTDNEALKQLMSSDIQSVSRQQKTILFLGHDSESGQTVQNIAINDPSLECRGARAMETEVPVEPTPDEANTSSTNPRAKKYQCNKCKQIFDQLSAFKQHMVGSHRLSNLYDVSSNVKFMCTDCGKNLKNQEKFEQHCRGHGDPDLECNKCHKVFASKFTLRNHRKIHSRMYPCNFCTKSYSTSQELQAHTTKAHFSFMCECCSFTCENFADLTAHQEIHKHESHSQMDTSKNSSESDFAEAGGLFEEISDLSVPEDMVKREQDERFQTADSVIAKVMSNKIFRSNSTCSSSKSKKQRKYNKTCEVCLKKFDRIGDLKRHLIEHVIRSTLAKNPVNKFGVLNIRCEICQEKVFTKIDRYKAHLREHAKLTLYKCTFCDKSFSDSSNFSKHKKIHGTTYFQCDLCQRKFNSKKMITQHMEYHNNTNPIQCQYCDKVFHFESMLNKHIRCSHTKMSTTKFRCRFCRNYFKSLKEKWDHEWTVHNVRKAIVDCLLCGSRFRKYAELKRHCTDEHDTAIPQAKRLLRWKMKRKMQLLDENL, translated from the exons ATGGAAGGCGAAGAGTGCAACATTAACGTGGAGGCGCCATATCCAATACTGTTCATACCGAAAGTGTGCACACAGTTGGAAACGCACTGCCAGGTGTCAGAAAACGTCTTCATACACCTGAACATCTCCTGCCCCGACACTTTCGGCAACGAGACAGTTATATACCAGGGCTTCTGCAATGTGAAAGTTTTGGATGGCAATGACATCAACATCAGGTATGGATCTCCAGATAGTTTGACCAGCAATGAAAACATACCTCTGATTCTGACTGAAGCAAACCAGATAACGTTTCCTGCCTACAACGATTCTCAAGTCTGGATAGACCCTGCGAGGAGTCCGTATGTGTACAACCGGTGTGACTCACCACCTAAAGAGAACTACACCGTACGCGAGGCTCATAATAACCATATAACTATTGAGCAGCACAACACATACATTACGCAGAATGTGTATCAGTACAATGAAGCTGTTCGTTACTCTTCGGTGTGTGAGGAGCAGAAAGCTGTGGAGAAAATACAAGAAAGTGCTCAGAATCCCAACGGATACAACATGTATGAGGAAGATGAGTTTGAATGTGGTGTGTTTTTATCTCAATTGTCAGAAGAAATTATCCATGAGAAGGAGACCAGAGCAAGAGATGAGAGGAAGTTTATTGGGTTGCAGACAGACAATGAAGCTTTGAAACAGCTGATGTCTTCGGACATACAGTCCGTATCAAGACAGCAGAAGACTATACTGTTCTTGGGTCATGACTCAGAGTCTGGGCAGACGGTACAGAATATTGCTATCAATGATCCTTCGTTGGAGTGCCGAGGAGCTCGAGCTATGGAGACCGAAGTGCCTgttg AACCGACACCCGACGAGGCGAACACTAGCTCAACGAACCCACGCGCGAAGAAGTACCAGTGCAACAAATGTAAACAGATATTTGATCAACTGTCCGCCTTCAAGCAACACATGGTGGGCAGCCACCGGCTCTCAAACTTGTACGACGTCTCCTCCAACGTCAAGTTCATGTGCACTGACTGCGGCAAGAACCTAAAAAACCAAGAAAAGTTTGAGCAACACTGCCGCGGACACGGCGACCCCGATCTAGAATGCAATAAGTGCCATAAAGTGTTCGCATCAAAATTCACCTTACGCAATCATCGTAAGATACATTCTCGAATGTACCCGTGCAACTTCTGCACGAAATCATATTCTACATCGCAGGAGTTGCAAGCGCACACAACGAAAGCACACTTTTCCTTTATGTGTGAGTGTTGTTCTTTCACTTGCGAGAATTTCGCTGATCTGACAGCCCATCAGGAGATTCATAAACACGAGTCGCATTCACAAATGGATACTTCTAAGAACTCGAGCGAATCTGACTTTGCTGAGGCAGGAGGTCTGTTCGAGGAGATCAGTGACCTGTCGGTGCCCGAGGACATGGTGAAGCGGGAGCAGGATGAACGGTTCCAAACTGCTGACTCGGTGATCGCTAAAGTGATGTCCAACAAGATATTTCGAAGCAATTCCACATGTAGCAGTAGTAAGAGTAAGAAACAGCGCAAGTACAACAAG ACCTGCGAAGTTTGTTTGAAAAAGTTCGACCGGATCGGTGACCTTAAGAGACACCTGATCGAACACGTCATCAGGAGCACCCTCGCGAAGAACCCAGTCAACAAGTTCGGGGTCCTCAACATCCGCTGCGAGATCTGCCAGGAGAAGGTGTTCACCAAGATAGACAGGTACAAGGCACATCTCAGGGAGCATGCTAAGCTCACCCTATACAAATGTACCTTCTGCGACAAATCCTTTAGTGATTCCAGCAACTTCTCTAAACACAAGAAAATCCACGGTACCACGTACTTCCAGTGCGACTTGTGTCAACGCAAGTTCAATTCGAAGAAAATGATCACCCAACACATGGAGTATCACAACAATACGAACCCTATTCAGTGTCAGTATTGTGACAAAGTGTTCCATTTCGAGTCTATGCTTAACAAGCATATCAGGTGCTCGCATACGAAGATGTCCACTACTAAATTCAGATGTAGATTTTGTCGGAATTACTTCAAGAGTTTGAAGGAGAAATGGGACCATGAATGGACGGTCCATAATGTCAGGAAAGCAATCGTGGATTGTCTCTTGTGTGGCTCTAGGTTCAGGAAGTATGCTGAGCTAAAGAGACATTGCACAGACGAGCATGACACCGCCATACCTCAAGCGAAACGGTTGCTACGGTGGAAAATGAAACGAAAGATGCAATTGCTCGACGAAAATTTGTaa